One segment of Paenibacillus rhizovicinus DNA contains the following:
- a CDS encoding DEAD/DEAH box helicase — MAGFEQLGIAKERALSLRNEGITEATPIQESAIPVIMQGSDVICQAQTGTGKTLAFLLPMLEKTRAERDDVQGLILTPTRELALQITTELKNRLASKEEFSVLAVYGGQDVESQLRKLKRGVHLVVATPGRLLDHIRRGTIKLGAVKMLVLDEADQMLHMGFLTEVEEIMTQMPYRKQTMLFSATMPAGVRSLAMRYMIEPKEITVRAQQVTVKGIRQLSVEVSAQNKLEQMKRLLEEHNPYLGVIFCRTKKRASALNDYLQENGFNSDELHGDLSQAKREQVMKRFRDAKLHLLVATDVAARGLDVEGVTHVFNYDIPENAESYIHRIGRTGRAGEEGLAITLVSPHDRLELAAIEKGIQMSIPREGRAGGAPAREARSERPRDGRSGGERRGAGRNGAGGAGRGAQGGRSGQAGRGGRSAAGGRSAGGAYAGAAKRGSGTDEPQQWGAKRADAPRGGRSRYSTPAGEAAGERGTAARGGEARGRGASAAWSSPGAERGGARSGGEARGRSAGASRGGESRGAASWGGAGRDAERGGARSGGEARGRSAGASRGGESRGAASWGGAGRDAERDDARSGGETRGRSAGASRGGAGRSGGAPQFPGSGDKGQGRPPGRPSSGRSSGGRSSFGGAKGGRPGGGKQGAGGRPQRTRSR, encoded by the coding sequence TTGGCAGGTTTTGAACAATTAGGGATCGCGAAGGAAAGAGCGCTGTCGCTGCGGAACGAAGGAATCACGGAAGCGACGCCGATTCAGGAAAGCGCGATACCGGTTATTATGCAAGGCAGCGACGTGATCTGCCAGGCGCAGACGGGAACGGGGAAGACACTGGCCTTCTTGCTGCCGATGCTGGAGAAGACGCGCGCGGAGCGGGATGACGTGCAGGGCTTGATTTTGACGCCGACGCGGGAGCTTGCGCTGCAAATTACGACGGAGCTGAAGAACCGGCTGGCGAGCAAGGAAGAATTCAGCGTGCTTGCGGTGTACGGCGGGCAGGACGTGGAATCGCAGCTGCGCAAGCTGAAACGCGGCGTGCATCTCGTCGTGGCGACGCCGGGCCGTCTGCTGGATCATATCCGCAGAGGCACGATCAAGCTGGGCGCGGTCAAAATGCTCGTATTGGACGAAGCGGACCAAATGCTCCATATGGGATTCCTGACCGAGGTCGAGGAAATTATGACGCAAATGCCGTACCGCAAGCAGACGATGCTGTTCTCGGCGACAATGCCGGCAGGCGTCCGTTCGCTCGCGATGCGCTACATGATCGAACCGAAGGAAATTACGGTCCGCGCGCAGCAAGTGACGGTCAAAGGCATTCGCCAGCTGTCCGTCGAGGTCAGCGCTCAGAACAAGCTGGAACAAATGAAACGTTTGCTGGAAGAGCACAACCCGTATCTTGGCGTTATTTTCTGCCGGACGAAGAAACGCGCGAGCGCGCTGAACGATTACTTGCAGGAGAACGGCTTCAACAGCGACGAGCTGCATGGCGACTTGTCGCAGGCGAAGCGGGAGCAGGTCATGAAACGTTTCCGCGATGCGAAGCTGCATCTGCTCGTGGCGACGGACGTGGCGGCGCGCGGTCTCGACGTGGAAGGCGTCACGCATGTCTTCAACTATGACATTCCCGAGAATGCCGAGAGCTACATTCACCGCATCGGCCGGACGGGCCGCGCTGGCGAAGAAGGGCTGGCGATCACGCTTGTCTCGCCGCATGACCGTTTGGAGCTGGCTGCCATCGAGAAAGGCATCCAGATGTCGATTCCGCGCGAAGGCCGCGCAGGCGGCGCGCCTGCGCGTGAAGCGCGCAGCGAACGTCCGCGCGATGGCCGTTCCGGCGGCGAGCGCAGAGGCGCAGGCCGCAATGGCGCCGGCGGTGCAGGACGCGGCGCGCAAGGCGGACGCAGCGGCCAGGCTGGCCGTGGCGGTCGTTCCGCCGCAGGCGGCAGATCGGCCGGCGGCGCCTATGCTGGCGCGGCCAAACGCGGCTCCGGTACGGATGAGCCGCAGCAATGGGGCGCTAAGCGCGCGGACGCTCCGCGGGGCGGACGCTCGCGCTACAGCACGCCGGCGGGCGAAGCAGCCGGCGAACGCGGCACGGCCGCACGCGGCGGCGAAGCCCGCGGCCGCGGTGCATCGGCAGCGTGGAGCAGCCCGGGCGCGGAGCGCGGCGGCGCACGCAGCGGCGGCGAAGCCCGCGGCCGCAGCGCCGGAGCATCGCGCGGCGGTGAAAGCCGCGGCGCGGCATCGTGGGGCGGCGCAGGCCGCGACGCGGAGCGCGGCGGCGCACGCAGCGGCGGCGAAGCCCGCGGCCGCAGCGCCGGAGCATCGCGCGGCGGTGAAAGCCGCGGCGCGGCATCGTGGGGCGGCGCAGGCCGCGACGCGGAGCGCGACGACGCTCGCAGCGGCGGCGAAACCCGCGGCCGCAGCGCGGGAGCATCGCGCGGCGGCGCAGGCCGTTCCGGCGGCGCGCCGCAGTTCCCAGGCAGCGGCGATAAAGGCCAAGGCCGCCCGCCTGGACGTCCATCGTCCGGACGGTCGTCCGGCGGCCGGTCATCGTTCGGCGGCGCCAAGGGCGGCCGCCCGGGCGGCGGCAAGCAAGGCGCCGGCGGCAGACCGCAGCGCACCCGTTCGCGTTAA
- a CDS encoding GNAT family N-acetyltransferase, giving the protein MDNHQQAALARDGVYLVKPSAEHEAAYKTFYNEWIASGEHIVPWVVSMDPTDFPAHLRFLQEAETTAPEGGVTHSTYWLMDEAGTVVGATNIRHKLNRKLEEGGGHIGYGIIPSQRRKGYAKAILSQALALTDRLGIREVLVICDRDNIGSERTIRANGGQFHSEITEENGNVVRRFWIHREL; this is encoded by the coding sequence ATGGATAACCATCAACAAGCGGCACTGGCCCGCGACGGCGTTTATTTGGTCAAGCCGTCCGCGGAGCATGAAGCGGCGTACAAAACGTTCTATAACGAATGGATCGCAAGCGGCGAGCATATCGTGCCATGGGTCGTCAGCATGGACCCGACTGATTTTCCCGCGCATCTCCGGTTTCTGCAGGAAGCCGAGACGACGGCGCCGGAAGGCGGGGTAACGCATTCGACGTATTGGCTCATGGATGAGGCAGGTACGGTTGTCGGCGCCACCAATATCCGGCACAAGCTGAATCGGAAGCTGGAAGAAGGCGGCGGTCATATCGGGTATGGGATTATTCCTTCGCAGAGGCGCAAAGGTTATGCGAAGGCCATTCTCTCGCAGGCGCTCGCCTTGACGGACCGTCTCGGCATCCGCGAAGTACTCGTCATCTGCGACCGCGATAATATCGGCTCGGAACGGACGATTCGCGCGAACGGCGGGCAATTCCATTCCGAAATTACCGAAGAGAACGGCAATGTCGTGAGGCGCTTCTGGATTCATCGGGAGCTTTAG
- a CDS encoding VOC family protein, which translates to MAKLTPYIYSSNAREQADFYAKALGGEIASVQTFGDMPGGAPEDRERVMHLILRAAGLTFYMADSDTIQRGNGLDLTLEYERAEEAEQAFNNLAARGSVLMPFAKMFWGSMFGRLVDPYGIRWQISTTTPEGT; encoded by the coding sequence ATGGCTAAATTGACCCCTTACATCTACAGCAGCAACGCCCGCGAGCAGGCAGACTTCTACGCGAAAGCGCTTGGCGGGGAGATCGCGAGCGTGCAAACCTTCGGCGACATGCCGGGCGGTGCGCCGGAGGATCGCGAACGCGTGATGCATTTGATTTTGCGGGCGGCGGGACTGACGTTCTATATGGCCGACTCCGATACGATTCAGCGCGGCAACGGGCTGGATCTGACCCTGGAGTACGAGCGCGCCGAGGAGGCGGAGCAAGCCTTCAACAACCTTGCCGCGCGCGGCAGCGTGCTCATGCCTTTCGCGAAAATGTTCTGGGGCAGCATGTTCGGCCGTCTCGTCGATCCGTACGGCATTCGCTGGCAGATTTCGACGACGACACCAGAAGGAACATAA
- a CDS encoding copper amine oxidase N-terminal domain-containing protein: MNIQRLYALGLSILLAAGVLGGTTAAAQAAELPAAAASSTAQAPAAADDGSAAAVPAPAKWPETIQAAVIARVQMQHADMIYVPLFGSREADKAALAKTAIIVNRLIGKLKPSKEQLVGEDSFFSTNLDVMLTDGTEIYLRFKDSKNVLVYIGEDEYSTVDDLALSELYKLQQSPQSDVSTRSPAIGQTVRMTGSDAPLQHGMVRVFVETPGSSGGYQAPKGIYYPSKRALLVYSAPYSEARYDFQFTMPAYGEAIDGSFKPITPGKYELDVDTGASMTMRSVTIAPPAAAQFVINGVVVSDPALAPVVKNGVMLLPMRALAEAFGWDVKWDAAHKAAFVSSLSEVPAASLGSSTALSLWVNGEQLAGANAKPVVVKGSIYLPLRATAEAFGFHIEWTQSVRGAFLTFMPQLLKESLYAGDARKLAAVKLMNGYVNALNGRDVSALGKLFVKNAAPATVIETIGQRLITGIRSVTFEDRPGGTLLANATFTYLFDPNGNKSGTPGIVFALEDGVWKIADVD; this comes from the coding sequence ATGAACATACAACGTTTGTACGCACTTGGCTTGTCGATACTGCTGGCTGCCGGCGTCTTGGGCGGGACGACGGCTGCAGCGCAGGCGGCTGAGCTCCCTGCTGCTGCGGCAAGTTCCACTGCGCAGGCACCCGCGGCAGCGGATGATGGTTCCGCGGCTGCCGTTCCGGCGCCCGCGAAATGGCCGGAAACGATTCAAGCAGCAGTTATCGCGCGGGTCCAGATGCAGCACGCCGATATGATTTACGTGCCGCTCTTCGGCTCCCGTGAAGCGGACAAGGCCGCCCTTGCGAAAACGGCGATCATCGTGAACCGGCTCATCGGGAAACTCAAACCGTCGAAGGAGCAGCTGGTCGGCGAAGATTCGTTCTTCTCTACCAATCTCGATGTGATGCTTACGGACGGCACCGAGATCTATCTGCGTTTCAAGGATTCGAAGAACGTGCTGGTCTATATCGGAGAGGATGAATATAGCACCGTCGACGATCTCGCCTTGAGCGAGTTGTATAAGCTGCAGCAATCGCCGCAGTCGGACGTCAGCACCCGCAGTCCGGCCATCGGGCAGACCGTCCGCATGACGGGCAGCGACGCTCCCTTGCAGCATGGCATGGTCAGGGTATTCGTCGAGACGCCGGGCTCATCCGGCGGCTACCAGGCGCCGAAGGGCATCTATTACCCGTCCAAACGGGCATTGCTCGTCTATTCGGCGCCTTACTCGGAGGCACGTTACGACTTTCAGTTCACGATGCCCGCGTACGGTGAAGCGATCGACGGCAGCTTCAAGCCGATTACGCCCGGAAAATACGAGCTCGACGTCGATACCGGCGCCAGCATGACCATGCGCAGCGTGACGATCGCCCCTCCGGCAGCCGCCCAGTTTGTCATCAACGGCGTCGTCGTAAGCGACCCGGCGCTTGCGCCAGTGGTCAAGAACGGCGTCATGCTGCTGCCGATGCGCGCGCTTGCGGAAGCATTCGGGTGGGACGTGAAATGGGACGCCGCGCATAAAGCCGCGTTCGTTTCCTCGCTGTCCGAGGTTCCTGCCGCAAGTCTCGGAAGCAGCACCGCTTTGTCGCTGTGGGTGAACGGCGAGCAGCTTGCCGGCGCGAACGCCAAACCCGTAGTCGTGAAGGGCAGCATATATCTGCCGCTGCGGGCGACGGCGGAGGCGTTCGGCTTCCATATCGAGTGGACGCAGAGCGTTCGCGGCGCGTTCCTCACTTTCATGCCGCAGCTGCTGAAGGAGAGCCTATATGCGGGCGACGCGAGGAAGCTTGCTGCCGTGAAGCTCATGAACGGCTATGTAAATGCGCTTAACGGCCGCGACGTCTCCGCGCTCGGGAAACTGTTCGTCAAGAATGCCGCGCCGGCGACGGTGATCGAAACGATCGGCCAACGGCTCATCACGGGCATCCGCTCCGTCACGTTCGAAGACCGTCCCGGCGGCACGCTGCTAGCGAACGCGACGTTCACGTATTTGTTCGATCCGAACGGCAATAAATCGGGTACCCCGGGAATCGTGTTCGCGCTGGAGGATGGGGTTTGGAAGATCGCGGATGTGGATTGA
- a CDS encoding PadR family transcriptional regulator codes for MKINKELLKGSTVILIMKLLEHKDLYGYEMAKRIEQQSDGLFTFKEGTLYPILHTLEVERLVEAYWGEEGGRKRKYYRLTQEGQKTLVEKEREWTLFSSTVSRIIGEGRA; via the coding sequence ATGAAAATCAACAAGGAGCTCCTGAAAGGCAGTACGGTCATTCTGATCATGAAGCTGCTGGAGCATAAGGATTTGTACGGCTACGAGATGGCGAAGCGGATCGAGCAGCAGTCCGACGGCCTGTTCACGTTCAAGGAAGGGACGTTGTATCCGATTTTGCATACCCTTGAGGTCGAACGGCTCGTGGAAGCTTACTGGGGCGAGGAAGGCGGACGGAAGCGCAAGTATTACCGGCTGACGCAGGAAGGACAGAAGACGCTGGTCGAGAAGGAGCGGGAATGGACGTTGTTCAGCTCGACGGTCTCGCGCATTATCGGGGAGGGGCGGGCGTAA
- a CDS encoding FtsW/RodA/SpoVE family cell cycle protein: MDVVQLDGLAHYRGGAGVMGDIGRHAAVSRYLDRLCAQIKAKAMHEEIRLEMQSHLEELIDEKVDRHGKSEDEAVHEALLQMGDPEEVGKQLHQAHKPRTEWSVIALTACMLLLGVIASFSLNAALDGQLAIGRKLVFAGMGIAVMGSLYFIDYRRLLNVSGAVYAGTLLLMAAVQWHGTQLNGAKQWIMIGAYTINICAAAPYLLIIAVAGLLHNAKSVPSGDWMASAKRSVFGGVVYVVLPVFLFLSAPAVGYLIIYLFGVAVLLLMNRQWKLLLTGLSIFALLLFYVQKTYNSDLWRSVWERHMAFLHRDESTAYHTVRSIEAIHSGGMWGQGFGAPTRTLPDIAGQFTYSYLVYSLGWVFGIAVAVLALFFVSRMILMGMKLSDGYARNLVIGLSVVLGIQYLWNVLMCLGMFPVLGGMQLPILNWNANTCLELGALGLMLSAYRRKDMLGGAHHAPMNQA, from the coding sequence ATGGACGTTGTTCAGCTCGACGGTCTCGCGCATTATCGGGGAGGGGCGGGCGTAATGGGGGACATCGGACGGCATGCGGCCGTGAGTCGGTATCTGGACAGGCTATGCGCGCAAATCAAGGCCAAGGCGATGCATGAGGAAATCCGCTTGGAAATGCAAAGTCACTTGGAAGAGCTGATCGACGAGAAGGTCGATCGCCATGGGAAGAGCGAGGATGAAGCCGTCCATGAGGCGCTGCTGCAGATGGGCGATCCGGAGGAAGTGGGCAAACAGCTGCACCAGGCGCATAAGCCGCGGACGGAATGGAGCGTCATCGCGCTGACGGCGTGCATGCTCCTTCTGGGGGTGATCGCGTCGTTCTCGTTAAATGCCGCGCTGGACGGACAGCTGGCGATCGGCCGCAAGCTGGTTTTTGCCGGAATGGGCATTGCCGTGATGGGCAGCTTGTATTTCATCGACTACCGCAGGCTGCTGAACGTATCCGGCGCCGTCTATGCCGGCACGCTGCTGCTTATGGCTGCCGTTCAATGGCATGGCACTCAGCTGAACGGGGCAAAGCAGTGGATTATGATAGGGGCGTATACGATCAACATCTGTGCGGCAGCCCCGTATTTGCTGATCATCGCCGTGGCCGGATTGCTGCATAATGCGAAATCGGTTCCGAGTGGAGACTGGATGGCATCTGCCAAAAGATCGGTTTTCGGCGGGGTTGTCTATGTCGTGCTTCCGGTGTTTCTCTTCCTATCGGCGCCTGCGGTCGGCTATTTGATCATCTATCTGTTTGGTGTGGCCGTTCTCCTGCTCATGAACAGGCAATGGAAGCTGCTGCTGACCGGTCTAAGCATCTTCGCGCTACTCCTGTTCTATGTTCAAAAGACGTATAATTCGGATTTATGGCGTTCGGTTTGGGAGCGGCATATGGCTTTCCTTCATCGGGATGAGTCCACCGCCTATCATACGGTGCGCTCGATTGAAGCCATTCATAGCGGCGGCATGTGGGGACAAGGCTTCGGGGCCCCGACCCGCACGCTGCCGGATATCGCGGGTCAATTTACGTATTCTTATTTGGTGTACAGCCTTGGCTGGGTATTCGGCATCGCCGTCGCGGTGCTTGCGCTGTTTTTCGTGAGCCGGATGATCCTGATGGGAATGAAACTTTCGGACGGGTATGCGAGAAATTTGGTTATCGGCTTGTCGGTGGTACTCGGCATTCAGTATCTGTGGAATGTCTTGATGTGCCTAGGCATGTTTCCGGTTCTCGGGGGCATGCAGCTGCCGATTCTGAATTGGAACGCGAATACCTGCCTGGAGCTTGGCGCATTGGGCCTCATGCTGAGCGCATACAGACGCAAGGACATGCTGGGCGGGGCGCATCATGCTCCGATGAATCAAGCGTAG
- a CDS encoding Gfo/Idh/MocA family protein — translation MYRVAFIGCGNRAKPHAAAVQTDSRCEVVALADLNTEAARAFNDHYGFNAVVYADYIEMLAAVKPDIVISCLWTPLHLQMFQACAAAGVKAVHSEKPMAPSWGDCLEMARIAEETGSQLTFCHQRRFAEGNQLVRQWMKEGRIGKLLRMDLYSPPNLLDCGTHTFDQALSFNEEIGVKWVLGAVDGTNPLNWFNVRAESMAVGTLVFENGVRANIQTGGPDQDMHTGIRLIGSGGFIEVNWDGGIGEVRSYDDPAWKPEVPSSPEGNQMTGVIDDIVSSLAAGTEPELSYRKALRASEIIYAFYESVRRHARVELPLEGVTDNPFIQLLEAGHFAPAAGQGA, via the coding sequence GTGTATCGTGTTGCGTTCATCGGATGCGGGAATCGGGCGAAGCCCCATGCCGCTGCCGTGCAGACAGACAGCCGCTGCGAGGTGGTTGCGCTAGCCGATCTGAATACGGAGGCGGCCCGGGCGTTTAACGACCATTACGGATTTAACGCGGTCGTGTATGCCGACTACATAGAGATGCTGGCGGCGGTTAAACCGGATATCGTCATCTCCTGCCTATGGACGCCGCTGCATCTGCAGATGTTCCAGGCTTGCGCGGCGGCCGGCGTGAAAGCCGTCCACTCCGAGAAGCCGATGGCTCCGTCTTGGGGCGACTGTCTGGAGATGGCGCGTATCGCCGAGGAGACGGGCAGTCAGCTGACGTTCTGCCATCAGCGCCGTTTCGCGGAAGGCAATCAGCTTGTCCGCCAGTGGATGAAGGAAGGGCGGATCGGCAAGCTGCTCCGCATGGATCTCTACTCGCCGCCGAATCTGCTGGACTGCGGCACGCACACCTTCGATCAGGCGCTCAGTTTCAATGAAGAGATCGGCGTGAAATGGGTGCTTGGCGCCGTCGACGGCACGAACCCGCTGAACTGGTTCAACGTCCGCGCGGAGAGCATGGCGGTCGGCACGCTTGTCTTCGAGAATGGCGTTCGCGCCAATATTCAGACTGGGGGACCGGACCAGGATATGCATACCGGCATCCGTCTGATCGGCAGCGGCGGCTTCATCGAAGTGAATTGGGACGGAGGGATCGGCGAGGTCAGATCCTATGACGACCCGGCCTGGAAGCCGGAGGTTCCTTCAAGTCCGGAAGGCAACCAAATGACAGGCGTCATCGACGATATCGTCAGCAGTCTTGCCGCGGGCACGGAACCGGAGCTGTCGTATCGCAAAGCGCTCCGCGCCAGCGAAATCATTTATGCGTTCTACGAGTCGGTCCGCCGCCATGCGCGCGTGGAGCTTCCGCTTGAAGGCGTGACCGATAATCCATTCATTCAACTACTGGAAGCCGGCCATTTCGCACCGGCGGCCGGACAAGGAGCGTAA
- a CDS encoding sugar phosphate isomerase/epimerase family protein — MTNPKLGLIGIIHEEMKADFWGAAGKAAAIGYQGIEGVEHYLLEGDVESNLKRYRALGMETITLSASRESLREGLDKLAANAVALQAPHVTVWWGPCDSKDELLRDTELYNQAGARLAAEGVKLCYHNHAHEFRTAWNGVCAMDILAEYTDPKAVFFEMDIAWITMGGVDPVPVLEKMAGRVPAIHVKDVRTAEEPDQWTAVGTGVVRIAPSILKAREIGVEWMVVEQDRLRNLSPFETITASYLNLKEAGLLGG, encoded by the coding sequence ATGACGAATCCTAAACTCGGTTTGATCGGCATCATCCATGAAGAGATGAAGGCGGATTTCTGGGGCGCGGCGGGCAAGGCGGCGGCGATCGGCTATCAAGGCATCGAAGGCGTGGAGCACTATCTGTTGGAAGGCGACGTCGAGAGTAACCTGAAACGCTACCGCGCGCTCGGAATGGAGACCATCACGCTCAGCGCGAGCCGCGAATCGCTGCGGGAAGGGCTGGACAAGCTGGCCGCCAATGCCGTGGCCCTGCAGGCTCCGCATGTAACGGTGTGGTGGGGGCCTTGCGATTCCAAGGACGAGCTGCTTCGCGACACGGAACTCTACAATCAAGCCGGCGCCCGTCTTGCGGCAGAAGGCGTCAAGCTTTGCTACCACAATCACGCGCATGAGTTCCGGACCGCGTGGAACGGGGTTTGCGCCATGGATATCTTGGCAGAGTATACCGATCCGAAAGCGGTGTTCTTCGAAATGGACATCGCCTGGATTACGATGGGCGGCGTCGATCCCGTGCCCGTGCTGGAGAAAATGGCCGGCCGCGTGCCTGCCATTCACGTGAAGGACGTGCGGACGGCGGAGGAGCCGGACCAATGGACCGCCGTCGGCACCGGAGTCGTCCGGATCGCGCCGTCGATTCTGAAAGCCCGCGAAATCGGGGTGGAGTGGATGGTCGTCGAGCAGGACCGACTGCGCAATCTGTCGCCGTTCGAGACGATCACGGCCAGTTATTTGAACTTGAAAGAAGCGGGGCTTCTCGGCGGCTAA
- a CDS encoding DinB family protein, whose translation MNFQLEEAIEVLERTPITVAAMLSGLSDNWLKSNEGEGTWNPVEVIDHLIEGERTNWLPRLAFLLQEGERKPFPPFDRFAHLGRSELPLQQKLEEFQTIRTANINQLRMLVDPAKDLERTGRHPSFGVVKARELLSTWVVHDMTHLAQIVRVMAERYRTDVGPWTAFLGILKRP comes from the coding sequence ATGAATTTCCAATTGGAAGAGGCCATTGAGGTGCTCGAGCGTACCCCGATTACTGTAGCGGCTATGCTATCCGGCCTGTCCGATAACTGGCTTAAGTCCAACGAGGGCGAAGGCACGTGGAACCCCGTCGAGGTTATTGACCATCTCATCGAAGGCGAACGAACGAATTGGCTCCCGCGATTGGCCTTCCTGCTTCAGGAGGGAGAGCGCAAGCCGTTTCCGCCTTTCGACCGTTTCGCCCATCTGGGCCGGTCCGAGCTGCCTCTGCAGCAGAAGCTTGAGGAGTTTCAAACGATTCGAACCGCGAATATAAATCAATTGCGCATGTTGGTGGATCCGGCGAAGGACTTGGAGCGTACGGGCAGGCATCCGTCGTTCGGAGTCGTAAAGGCGAGGGAATTGCTATCGACATGGGTCGTTCACGATATGACGCATCTTGCCCAAATCGTGCGCGTCATGGCCGAACGCTATCGGACGGACGTCGGTCCGTGGACAGCTTTCCTCGGCATATTGAAGAGGCCATGA
- a CDS encoding aldo/keto reductase — protein MQLDQQVVLRNGVPMPMLGFGVWQLQDGREVADAVRTAVEVGYRSFDTASFYDNEAGVGTAIKDSGIARDDIFVTTKVWNQEQGYESTLRAFESSRKKLGLDVIDLYLVHWPVKGKFADTWRALEHLYREGHARAIGVSNFQPNHLRELLETCSVVPMVNQVEFHPLLAQTELRAFCAELGIQPEAWGPLMSGHLDQAEVSALAAKYGKTPAQIVLRWDIQHGVVTIPKSANRNRMMENLAIFDFALSDDDMAQLDAMNRNKRFGADPDNFNF, from the coding sequence ATGCAGCTCGATCAGCAAGTCGTATTGCGGAACGGCGTACCGATGCCTATGCTCGGTTTCGGCGTATGGCAGCTTCAAGACGGCCGCGAGGTCGCCGATGCCGTTCGGACGGCAGTAGAGGTTGGCTACCGCTCCTTCGATACGGCGTCCTTCTACGATAACGAAGCCGGCGTCGGTACGGCGATCAAGGACAGCGGCATCGCGCGGGACGATATCTTCGTCACGACTAAAGTGTGGAATCAGGAGCAGGGCTATGAATCGACACTCCGGGCGTTCGAGTCCAGCCGCAAGAAGCTGGGCTTGGACGTTATCGATCTTTACTTGGTTCACTGGCCGGTCAAAGGCAAGTTTGCGGATACGTGGCGGGCGCTGGAGCACCTCTACCGCGAAGGGCATGCCAGAGCGATCGGCGTGAGCAATTTCCAGCCCAATCACCTTCGCGAGCTGCTCGAGACTTGCAGCGTCGTTCCGATGGTGAACCAGGTGGAGTTTCATCCGCTGCTGGCGCAAACGGAACTGCGCGCCTTCTGCGCGGAGCTCGGCATCCAGCCTGAGGCTTGGGGGCCGCTCATGTCGGGCCATCTGGACCAAGCGGAAGTGTCGGCGCTCGCGGCCAAATACGGGAAGACGCCGGCTCAGATCGTGCTGCGCTGGGATATTCAGCACGGCGTGGTGACGATTCCGAAGAGCGCGAACCGGAACCGGATGATGGAGAATCTAGCGATATTCGATTTTGCGCTGTCGGACGACGACATGGCGCAGCTCGATGCGATGAACCGGAACAAACGGTTTGGAGCGGATCCGGACAATTTCAATTTCTAA
- a CDS encoding DUF4180 domain-containing protein produces the protein MNITIDQKGASKVAVVDSDEIVIGEVQDALDLMASVSYNNEAYKLLIRKENLTDDFFELRTKLAGDILQKFTNYGVKLAIVGDFSGYDSKSLRDFIYECNQGKQFFFLADQAEALAALHSLG, from the coding sequence ATGAACATCACGATCGACCAGAAAGGCGCGTCCAAGGTGGCCGTCGTCGACAGCGACGAGATCGTCATCGGCGAGGTGCAGGATGCGCTGGATTTGATGGCTTCCGTGAGCTATAACAACGAGGCCTATAAACTGCTTATTCGCAAAGAAAACCTGACGGACGACTTCTTCGAGCTGCGGACGAAGCTGGCCGGCGATATCTTGCAGAAGTTTACCAACTATGGCGTCAAGCTTGCCATCGTCGGCGATTTCAGCGGCTATGACAGCAAGAGCCTGCGGGATTTCATCTATGAATGCAACCAGGGCAAGCAATTCTTCTTCCTCGCGGACCAGGCGGAAGCTTTGGCGGCGCTCCATAGCCTGGGCTAA
- a CDS encoding copper amine oxidase N-terminal domain-containing protein: protein MKAFQRLSLSLVMTASLLAPGLAGTTAAAGGSPGSAAVSYSVLLKINQYYVLYTTPDVPYFDTQQRLMLPLRAVSELIGSKVGYDSASKKATVAWEGQTVEVTLNSKRVAYNGKETKLDTVPVLKNGQLFVPVRALLNGLHIKSTFRDYLLTMTDERFYKSSKLLSELEASGGISPSGSPASTAEPSAIRPRAVTLTPPKPGTETSTVTIRSENVSGYDLPAGAENLQPIFVWDNGKWAFADAARARPPVTASNTYKLSFPVGQANGSLKYVLAVGGMIGERHADSD from the coding sequence GTGAAAGCCTTCCAACGTTTATCGCTTTCGCTCGTGATGACGGCTTCCTTGCTTGCGCCCGGGCTTGCCGGAACGACGGCAGCCGCCGGAGGCTCTCCCGGCTCGGCAGCGGTTTCCTACTCGGTGCTGCTGAAAATCAATCAATATTATGTGCTCTACACGACGCCCGACGTACCGTATTTCGATACCCAGCAGCGGCTGATGCTGCCGCTTCGGGCCGTGAGCGAGCTGATCGGCTCGAAGGTCGGCTACGATTCGGCAAGCAAGAAGGCTACGGTTGCTTGGGAGGGCCAAACCGTCGAAGTGACGCTGAATTCGAAGCGCGTTGCCTATAACGGCAAGGAGACGAAGCTCGATACGGTGCCCGTGCTGAAGAACGGTCAGCTGTTCGTTCCCGTTAGAGCGCTGCTGAACGGGCTGCATATCAAGAGCACCTTCCGCGACTACTTGCTGACGATGACCGACGAACGTTTCTACAAGAGCAGCAAGCTCTTGTCGGAATTGGAAGCCAGCGGCGGCATCTCCCCGAGCGGGTCACCTGCCTCGACCGCGGAACCGAGCGCGATTCGGCCGCGCGCGGTTACGCTTACGCCTCCCAAGCCGGGGACGGAGACAAGCACCGTGACGATCCGGTCGGAGAACGTTTCCGGTTACGATCTGCCCGCGGGAGCCGAGAACCTGCAGCCGATCTTCGTGTGGGACAACGGCAAGTGGGCATTCGCGGATGCCGCTCGGGCAAGGCCGCCGGTGACGGCTTCGAACACGTATAAACTGTCCTTCCCCGTCGGTCAAGCGAACGGATCGCTGAAGTACGTGCTGGCGGTCGGCGGAATGATCGGCGAACGTCATGCCGATTCCGATTGA